The Deinococcus sp. YIM 134068 sequence GCTTCTTCGCGGCGGGGTCGGCGTCTGCGTGGGACAAGGCCGCCCTGCGTCAGCGCGAGGAGCGCAACACGGCGCTGCTGGAGCGGGTGCGGGGGCGGTAGGGCTTTCAGGATGGAATCAAGCCGTCTATAGCCTCATCAACCTCTTCCATCAGGGGAATGGTGGCGGCGAGTGCGCCCAGCGTCTTTTGGTAGTGGTTCTGCTCCGCGAGGCTCAACGTGCGGCCCCGCCGGTCCTTCAGCCACTTCTCGGCCACTTGATACCCGCCCACTCGGAATTCCCAGACTTCTGGAGTTACACCGGTAAACCATTGGTCCGAATTGATCATCACCTTGCCCGTGGTATCGCCTGCACTGGGATGAATGAACTCGGGGTAGCCCTTCTCGACCGCGTTGCTGCCCGCTTTGGGGAAGCCGCCCAGTTTGCCCGCCGTTTCGAGGAGGTGTTGCCCGGCTAGCTTGGCCCCCAACTCTGCCAGCGCCCAGAAGCGTTCGAGTGTGTCAGGCAACGGAATACGCGGAAAGTCCGTGCGGAGGAAGTCGGCGTAGCGGCTGCGGTAGCTGGGGCTGTGTAGCACGGCGTAGATGTAGTGGAATACGTCTTCGGGCATAAATCCCGCCATAAGCTGTTCTGGGCTGTTCTGGGCTGTTCTGGGCTGTTCTGGGCTGTTCTGGGCTGTTCTGGGCTGTTCTGGGCTGTTCTGGGCTGTTCTGGGCTGTTCTGGGCTGCGGCGGCTCGGCTAGCGCCTCGCCGCCGGCAGCCCGAAACGGCAATCCCGTCGCGTTCATCAATGCGACAATAAATGTCTTAGACAGGTTGGGTGTGCGCTCCTGAGCGTCGATAGGCCAAGTAGTTGTTGGAGTTAAAAGTGTACTTCCACCACGGGTAGGGTATAGATAAAGAGGGAACTGGTAGTTGATTTCTTTTATTGATAGAGAGTGGTGCGTGACGGGTTTATTGGATAAAAAGACGTGTTCCCAATCTTTTCTCCCCTCCACCGATTTATTGGTTATTAAAGAGATATTCGGGTGAATCATATTATCTGACACTCTTCGTCTAAGGTGTACTGCAACATTAGAATCGTAGACCGTGAACCGTAAATCAAATGGCCTGTATAGAACTTCTGTTATTGAACTGGTATAACTATTACTTTGAATATAGCTCCTCGCAGAGGAGTAATCCCACTGATCTTGACTACACAATTTGAATATCTTTCTAGCGCTCGCCTCATCATGCGTTGCCGACAGCTTTTCTAGGTTCTCAATAATACCTTCTCTGGACAAAGAGATTGCAAAGCTGTCGTGTGTTGTTAAGATTCCTGGGGCGGGGTCTCCATATGGAGAATAAATATCTTTAACAGAATGCCAATTCAAGTAAGTTTGATTATCTTCAAAGTCTTTAAAGGGAAACCTGGGAGGTTCGGGATTTATTTGCTTCCATTGGATAGTTAAAACATCATTTTCAAACAAATATTTGTACTTCTCGCCTCTTAACCCATAAACGTCTTGCTTGTATACTACACATTTCTTGTTCTGTAAATCAATCCTTCTAACGAATATGCTTATTGCTACACCCTGCTTAATGTCAAACACGTTTTCATCTTTGCTGCCGTCGGGAGACCTCTCCTTTCTATTAGCGTTACCATGCAGGTCTAAAACGTATATCTCGTCAAAAGACGAGAGTAGACTTTGGCGCATTCCTCGGAAAACAGGCCCATCCAAATATATGTGAGGAGTAATAAAAGCAACTATACCGTGCCCGTTTTGCTCTATCTTCCATTGCGCCCACCTGATGAATTTATTTTCATCAGATTGAAGCCACTTCAAGCCACCTCTATCTTTAATCTGCTCACCGTCCACCTCGTAGTAGTTACCGGGCGTGCGGCGGGCCTTGTCCACCTTGCCCTTCATCCTGACTGTGCCCTTCAACAGGTCGTCTATCCACTGGCCCTTGTTGGCGCTGTGGCCGCTGTATGGCGGGTTGCCTAGCACCACCATGATGGGGTAGTCGGCCTTGATGCGCCCGGCCACTACGGCCTCGTCACTGATGACCTGAAACGGCCCCCTGAGGCGTACGGCCTCGTGTCCGGGGTCGTCCAGGGTGTTGGTCAGGTAGATGTTCAGGCGCTCACCCAGCTTGACCGCCTGATCCTGCCGCTGCTCGCGCTGCTCCGGGGTCTCGCCCGGCATGTCCAGCCCTTCCAGCTCCATGCTCAGCTTCAGGTGCGCCACGGCGTAGGGTGCCATCATCAGTTCGAAGCCGTACAGGGCGTGGATGAGATGCTCGCGCACGTAGGCGGGCCACTGCCCGGCGTTGGCGCTGGCAGCAAAGCGGTCACGTAACAGGCGGATGATTTGGAAGGGAAAGGTGCCCGTGCCGGTGGCCGGGTCCATGATGAGCAGCCGGGGCACTTCTTTCTGAACCCGCTGGCCCCGGTCGTCGCTGGTGGTGAAGGTGGTTTTCCCGGTGTCACCCAAGCCGTCCACCAGCCCGAAGTCACGCTTGAGCAGGGCGTCCACACTTCGCACGATGTAGTCGACTACCGGCGTGGGGGTGTAGTAAACACCGCGCTGCTCCCGGAGCTTGGGGTCGTACTGGGCCAGGAACGTCTCGTAGAAATGAACGATGGGGTCGTCCTGTCGGTCGGAGGTGCCGAACTCAGTCAGAATCTCCGCCATGTCCGCCTGGGCCAGTAGGGCGGCCAAGTCGTCGATCAGTGTGACGTAAGGCTCTTCGTCCAGATCGGGGCCGGTCAGCGTGTAAAAGAGCTTCTGAAGCAGAGGGTTCGTCCTGGGAATGGAGTGGGCCGCGCCTTGCCGGGTGAAGTGGCCCCCCTTGAAGTCCACACGGGCCGCGAAGAGACCGTAAGCAAGGGTCTGGGCGTACATGTCGGCAAATTCCGCTTCTGTGAGGGAAGGCAGAATGGTTTCCCGGAAGGCAGCCAGCAATCCTCTCAGCGTGTCGCTGGCCTCCCTTTGCTTCAGAATGTCCAGCGCCACGTCATGAACTAGGCGGGTCAGGCGGGCCATTCGCCGGGCTAGCTCTAGCGCCGAGCCTATGGGCTGAGGCTTTTGCTCCGCGAAGCCGGTCAGCAGGGCCGCCAGGTCTGCCGGACCCATAGGCAGACGCGTCAGCTTGTGCCCATCCCACTCGCCCAGCAAAGCCCTCGCTTGCCGCTTCTCGCCATCTACATACCAGCGGAACTCCAAGTAATCGGTGAGCAGCAGATTGGGCAGGGCGGCCCGGTAGCGGCCCAGTTGCTCGCTCTTCTCCGTCTCAGCCAGGCTGACGCCCACATCTTTGGCTTCCGCATAGCCCAGGGTCACGTCATCACGGGTAATGAGGTAATCAGGTGCCCCATATTTGCCTCGTTTGGGTTCGTTGGTGGCGTGTGCGCCAGACAACATACCTTCCAGCAGGGTAGATAGGGCCGCCCGGTGCGTGTGTTCCGTCGCGCGCCCTGCTTTCAGGTCTTTTTCCACACGGTCGAGATACGTTTTGACCAGGATTGTGGGGTTAGGTGGGGTCGGCATGTTCCTACAGGCTAGCGCGGCGTTTAGAGGAGGGCCGCCGCACATCTTCCATGCTATCCTCTAAGCCCGGAGGCCGAGCGCCCCGGTTTTTCTTTTTGGCCCCCGGTGGGGTCAGGGCCTCGGGGACGACGATGAAGTTCATTTTTGTGACGGGCGGCGTGGTCAGCAGCCTCGGCAAGGGCGTGGCGAGCGCCTCGCTGGGGGCGCTGCTGCGGGCGCGCGGCTCCCGCGTCACGGCGGTCAAGAT is a genomic window containing:
- a CDS encoding type ISP restriction/modification enzyme yields the protein MPEDVFHYIYAVLHSPSYRSRYADFLRTDFPRIPLPDTLERFWALAELGAKLAGQHLLETAGKLGGFPKAGSNAVEKGYPEFIHPSAGDTTGKVMINSDQWFTGVTPEVWEFRVGGYQVAEKWLKDRRGRTLSLAEQNHYQKTLGALAATIPLMEEVDEAIDGLIPS
- a CDS encoding type ISP restriction/modification enzyme produces the protein MPTPPNPTILVKTYLDRVEKDLKAGRATEHTHRAALSTLLEGMLSGAHATNEPKRGKYGAPDYLITRDDVTLGYAEAKDVGVSLAETEKSEQLGRYRAALPNLLLTDYLEFRWYVDGEKRQARALLGEWDGHKLTRLPMGPADLAALLTGFAEQKPQPIGSALELARRMARLTRLVHDVALDILKQREASDTLRGLLAAFRETILPSLTEAEFADMYAQTLAYGLFAARVDFKGGHFTRQGAAHSIPRTNPLLQKLFYTLTGPDLDEEPYVTLIDDLAALLAQADMAEILTEFGTSDRQDDPIVHFYETFLAQYDPKLREQRGVYYTPTPVVDYIVRSVDALLKRDFGLVDGLGDTGKTTFTTSDDRGQRVQKEVPRLLIMDPATGTGTFPFQIIRLLRDRFAASANAGQWPAYVREHLIHALYGFELMMAPYAVAHLKLSMELEGLDMPGETPEQREQRQDQAVKLGERLNIYLTNTLDDPGHEAVRLRGPFQVISDEAVVAGRIKADYPIMVVLGNPPYSGHSANKGQWIDDLLKGTVRMKGKVDKARRTPGNYYEVDGEQIKDRGGLKWLQSDENKFIRWAQWKIEQNGHGIVAFITPHIYLDGPVFRGMRQSLLSSFDEIYVLDLHGNANRKERSPDGSKDENVFDIKQGVAISIFVRRIDLQNKKCVVYKQDVYGLRGEKYKYLFENDVLTIQWKQINPEPPRFPFKDFEDNQTYLNWHSVKDIYSPYGDPAPGILTTHDSFAISLSREGIIENLEKLSATHDEASARKIFKLCSQDQWDYSSARSYIQSNSYTSSITEVLYRPFDLRFTVYDSNVAVHLRRRVSDNMIHPNISLITNKSVEGRKDWEHVFLSNKPVTHHSLSIKEINYQFPLYLYPTRGGSTLLTPTTTWPIDAQERTPNLSKTFIVALMNATGLPFRAAGGEALAEPPQPRTAQNSPEQPRTAQNSPEQPRTAQNSPEQPRTAYGGIYARRRIPLHLRRATQPQLPQPLRRLPPHGLSAYSVA